A region of Flavobacterium album DNA encodes the following proteins:
- the fabV gene encoding enoyl-ACP reductase FabV has protein sequence MIIEPRMRGFICLTAHPGGAAQNVKQQIEYVKSKGPINGAKKVLVIGASTGFGLSSRITSAFGSDAATIGVFFEKPPVEGKTASPGWYNSAAFEEEAHKAGLYAKSINGDAFSKEVKQQTMDLIKADLGQVDLVIYSLASPVRQHPETGVLHRSVLKPIGGVFSNKTVDFHTGKVSEVTIQPAEGDDIENTVTVMGGEDWAMWMDALKDANLLAPGAVTVAYSYIGPALTEPVYRKGTIGRAKDHLEATAFEITDNLKDIGGKAYVSVNKALVTQASSAIPVIPLYISLLYKIMKEEGVHEGTIEQMQRLYSERLFTGGEVPVDEKGRIRIDDWEMRDDIQEKVAALWEKATTENLSEIGDLEGYRKDFYNLFGFDYKDVDYKADTNEMVGVDSIK, from the coding sequence ATGATCATCGAACCAAGAATGAGAGGATTTATTTGCCTGACAGCCCACCCGGGCGGCGCAGCGCAAAACGTGAAACAACAGATAGAATATGTAAAATCTAAAGGCCCGATAAACGGCGCTAAAAAGGTTTTGGTTATAGGGGCCTCTACTGGCTTCGGGCTTTCATCGAGGATAACAAGCGCTTTCGGTAGTGATGCCGCTACCATAGGCGTATTTTTTGAAAAACCGCCCGTTGAAGGCAAGACCGCCTCGCCAGGATGGTACAATTCGGCTGCATTTGAGGAAGAAGCGCATAAAGCAGGCCTGTATGCAAAGAGCATCAATGGTGACGCTTTCTCTAAAGAAGTGAAGCAGCAAACGATGGATTTGATAAAGGCCGACCTCGGACAAGTGGACCTGGTAATATACAGCCTGGCTTCGCCGGTGCGCCAGCATCCTGAAACTGGTGTGCTGCACCGCTCGGTACTGAAGCCTATCGGTGGGGTGTTCAGTAACAAGACAGTAGATTTCCATACCGGTAAAGTATCGGAAGTTACGATCCAGCCCGCTGAAGGCGATGATATAGAGAACACAGTTACCGTAATGGGTGGCGAAGACTGGGCAATGTGGATGGATGCATTGAAAGATGCCAACCTTCTTGCCCCGGGCGCTGTTACCGTGGCCTATTCGTATATAGGGCCTGCTTTGACAGAGCCTGTGTACAGGAAAGGGACTATTGGCCGTGCTAAAGACCACCTGGAAGCAACAGCCTTTGAAATAACAGATAACCTGAAAGATATTGGCGGTAAGGCGTATGTTTCGGTAAACAAAGCATTGGTTACACAGGCGAGCTCGGCAATTCCCGTGATTCCGTTGTATATCTCGCTGCTTTATAAGATAATGAAGGAGGAAGGCGTGCATGAAGGGACGATAGAGCAAATGCAGCGCCTGTATAGTGAAAGGCTGTTTACGGGTGGCGAAGTGCCTGTTGATGAAAAAGGCAGGATACGCATAGACGATTGGGAAATGCGCGACGACATCCAGGAGAAAGTGGCTGCCCTATGGGAAAAAGCTACCACCGAAAATCTTTCTGAAATAGGCGACCTCGAAGGTTACAGGAAAGACTTTTACAACCTTTTTGGATTTGATTATAAAGATGTGGATTATAAAGCTGACACAAACGAGATGGTTGGTGTTGATAGCATAAAATAG
- a CDS encoding DUF4835 family protein, with product MYKWIGLLLVFFSFTAKAQELNCNLKVNYQMITDANPQVFKTLERALSDVMNNTKWSTRNFARSERIDCTMVFTITAYDSGSFSATLQVQSSRPVFNSTYSSPVFNFNDKDISFRYTEGENLIYNPNSADSNLMAVISFYANIIIGLDADTFQKNGGTKYYEAAQNMASLAQGGNYKGWSQQESGNQNRYFLINNIMSNTFTPFREALYNYHFLALDKMADNQKEAKEKAIVAIKELSQLHSVRPNSLLMRVFFDAKADEVVGIFSSGPAVTMTGLVETLNRISPLNGSKWNNIK from the coding sequence ATGTATAAATGGATAGGGCTGTTGCTTGTGTTTTTCTCCTTCACTGCAAAAGCGCAGGAGCTGAACTGCAACCTTAAGGTGAATTACCAGATGATTACCGATGCCAACCCGCAGGTATTCAAGACGCTGGAGAGGGCATTGAGCGACGTGATGAATAACACCAAGTGGTCAACGCGCAATTTTGCGAGAAGCGAACGCATCGACTGTACGATGGTGTTTACGATAACAGCCTATGATTCGGGTTCTTTCAGCGCAACTTTGCAAGTACAGTCGTCAAGGCCGGTGTTTAACTCGACTTATTCTTCTCCGGTGTTTAACTTCAATGATAAGGATATCAGTTTCCGTTATACAGAGGGCGAGAACCTTATTTATAACCCGAACAGCGCAGACTCCAACCTTATGGCGGTCATTTCGTTCTATGCTAATATTATAATAGGGCTTGACGCGGATACTTTCCAGAAGAACGGCGGTACAAAATACTATGAGGCAGCCCAGAATATGGCCAGCCTTGCGCAGGGCGGCAATTACAAAGGATGGAGCCAGCAGGAAAGCGGCAACCAGAACAGGTATTTCCTTATAAACAATATCATGTCCAACACCTTTACCCCATTCAGGGAAGCGCTTTATAACTATCACTTTTTGGCATTGGATAAAATGGCCGATAACCAGAAAGAAGCCAAGGAAAAAGCGATCGTGGCAATCAAGGAATTGAGCCAGCTGCACAGCGTGCGGCCTAATTCATTGCTGATGCGCGTATTCTTCGATGCTAAAGCCGATGAGGTAGTCGGGATATTCTCTTCGGGCCCTGCCGTGACCATGACAGGCCTTGTGGAAACGCTCAACAGGATATCGCCGCTTAACGGCTCAAAATGGAATAATATCAAGTAA
- the recN gene encoding DNA repair protein RecN, translating into MLQTLHIKNFALIEHLHIEFSNSLSTITGETGAGKSILLGALGLVLGNRADLTSLKDKEQKCVVEAHFKIGDYNLQEFFSENDMDYDDVTIIRREILPSGKSRAFVNDSPVNLQELQQLGNFLIDIHSQQQTRELSDEAYQMQILDAIAGNRDILAAYKQQLSAYKSVQAELRKLQEQKEALSKEQDYNAFLLQELLSANLKSGEQEEMEQKLEKLSNVEFIKESIARALAIANEEQVGVAQNLKEIKASLQKISGISGEYNAFYERVSSLLIEFDDIAGELSQNFEKLSDDPEELERVNQKLQLIYSLQKKHSVATVEELLAIQEALDGKALLAGDIDSAIEKLAMESGKHKAQADDTAALLHEQRQRAIPVLTEKVTAILSQLGMPNARFNFEVKTADTYYANGKDIMSLLFSANKGTDFGLLKKVASGGEMSRIMLAVKAVLAEYSKLPTIIFDEIDTGVSGEIANKMGDIMKGMSRGMQVFAITHLPQIASKGEQHYKVFKTTQGETTVSELKLLTKEERVREIAEMLSGKDISDSALNHARALLN; encoded by the coding sequence ATGCTGCAGACTTTACATATCAAAAACTTTGCTCTGATAGAGCATTTGCATATTGAATTTTCAAATAGCCTTTCTACCATAACAGGGGAAACCGGTGCCGGAAAATCAATACTTCTTGGGGCGCTGGGCCTCGTTTTGGGCAACAGGGCCGACCTGACATCGCTTAAAGACAAAGAACAGAAATGCGTGGTAGAAGCCCATTTCAAGATAGGCGACTACAACCTGCAGGAATTCTTTTCTGAAAATGATATGGATTATGATGATGTTACCATAATCAGGAGGGAAATATTGCCATCGGGCAAATCGCGCGCCTTTGTGAACGACAGCCCTGTAAACCTCCAGGAATTACAGCAATTGGGTAATTTTCTTATCGATATCCATTCGCAGCAGCAAACCCGCGAACTCAGCGATGAAGCCTACCAAATGCAGATACTTGATGCCATAGCAGGGAACCGTGACATTCTTGCGGCGTATAAACAACAGCTGTCGGCATACAAGTCGGTGCAGGCGGAGCTCAGGAAACTGCAGGAGCAAAAAGAAGCTTTGTCTAAAGAACAGGATTATAATGCTTTCCTTTTGCAGGAATTGTTGTCTGCCAATCTGAAATCGGGGGAGCAGGAAGAGATGGAACAGAAGCTGGAAAAGCTCAGCAATGTAGAATTTATAAAGGAGTCGATCGCAAGAGCTTTGGCTATAGCCAATGAAGAGCAGGTGGGTGTAGCGCAGAATTTAAAAGAAATAAAGGCATCACTGCAAAAAATAAGCGGGATATCCGGAGAATACAACGCTTTTTACGAAAGGGTATCGAGCCTGCTCATCGAGTTTGACGACATTGCAGGGGAACTTTCACAGAACTTTGAAAAGTTGTCAGACGATCCCGAAGAGCTGGAGCGTGTCAACCAAAAATTACAGCTTATTTATTCCCTGCAAAAAAAGCATTCTGTAGCTACAGTAGAAGAACTGCTTGCCATACAGGAAGCCCTCGACGGTAAAGCATTACTGGCCGGTGACATTGATTCAGCCATAGAGAAACTCGCAATGGAAAGCGGGAAACATAAAGCACAGGCTGACGATACGGCTGCGTTATTGCACGAGCAGAGGCAGCGCGCCATACCGGTACTTACCGAAAAAGTCACCGCAATATTATCACAGCTCGGGATGCCCAACGCGCGCTTCAATTTTGAAGTTAAGACAGCGGACACCTATTATGCTAATGGAAAAGACATCATGAGCCTGCTTTTCTCGGCTAACAAAGGTACCGATTTCGGCCTGCTGAAGAAAGTAGCATCAGGTGGTGAGATGTCGCGTATCATGCTGGCCGTGAAGGCTGTATTGGCAGAATATTCCAAGCTGCCGACCATTATCTTTGATGAGATCGATACCGGTGTTTCGGGTGAGATTGCCAACAAGATGGGCGACATCATGAAAGGCATGAGCAGGGGTATGCAGGTATTTGCGATAACCCATTTGCCACAGATCGCCTCGAAAGGGGAGCAGCATTATAAAGTGTTCAAGACCACGCAGGGAGAAACTACAGTATCTGAACTGAAGCTGCTTACCAAAGAAGAACGCGTACGGGAGATTGCCGAAATGCTTTCCGGTAAGGATATCTCCGATTCCGCCTTAAACCACGCGAGGGCATTGCTGAACTAA